The nucleotide sequence TTCTCCCGGACCCCGATGCCCACCATCAGCTTTGTCATCGAAGAGTTCGTTCTGCGGCGACCACTCGGTGGACAGGCTGTGATGCAGGGCCAGTTGGAGCAGATTCTGCTGTATGGGCATCGGCGCAACGTGGAAATCCAGGTGATGCCGATCGAGCGGGTCGAGCATGCTGGGTTGGAAGGCCCTTTTACCTTGATCGAGACGCACGAAGGACAGAGGATCGCCTACGTGGAGGCGTACAAGGACAGCCGTCTCTACACGGAGCGGAGGCAGGTACGGGAGATCGAGGAGCAGTACGGCATCCTTCGGGCCCAGGCGCTCACTCCGCGTGAGTCGCTGGCCCTCGTCGAGAAGTTGCTTGGAGAGAGATGAACGCCCAACAGCTCATGAAGCCGGTACCTGAGCCGGCCTGGTTCAAGAGCAGTTACAGCACGGGCTCGGGCGGCGAATGCGTCGAGGTCGCCGTCCGCCCCGCCAGTGTCCACGTCCGCGACTCGAAGGACACAACCCGTGCCGCACTCGCCGTGGACCCCACGGCATGGACCGCGTTCGTCGAGTTCGCGGCCCTCTAACAGGGGCAGGGCCCTCGGCGGGCGAGACGGGCCCGCCTCTGCGCTGAGGCCGG is from Streptomyces sp. NBC_01314 and encodes:
- a CDS encoding DUF397 domain-containing protein, producing the protein MNAQQLMKPVPEPAWFKSSYSTGSGGECVEVAVRPASVHVRDSKDTTRAALAVDPTAWTAFVEFAAL